The Bacteroidales bacterium DNA segment CCGAAACAAAAAGATACAATTACACATTATTTAGTGAGAAACAGAAAACAAAATAAATCTTATGCAAATAATAAGGAAGTTTCAAATTCAAAAAAAGCAATGCTTACTTATGAAATAAAAATAAAATCAGACAAATATTATTTACTCGAAATAAAACTTCATACAGGAAGGCATCACCAAATAAGAGCTCAATTAGCAAAAATCGGATGTAACATAAAAGGCGATTTAAAATATGGATTCCCGCGTTCAAATCCTGACGGAGGAATTTGTTTGCATGCATACAAAACAGAGTTTTTACATCCTGTAAAAAGAGAAAATATTATTCTTGCCGCAAATCCGCCCGATGATAAGCTTTGGGATTTTTTTATTTCTAAAAT contains these protein-coding regions:
- a CDS encoding RNA pseudouridine synthase, which produces MPEIIYEDNHLIIANKKPGDIVQGDKTGDKTLADDIKDYIKQKHNKPGDVFLGIAHRLDRPTSGIVIFARTSKALARINKMFAEKEINKTYIAIVDKKPPKQKDTITHYLVRNRKQNKSYANNKEVSNSKKAMLTYEIKIKSDKYYLLEIKLHTGRHHQIRAQLAKIGCNIKGDLKYGFPRSNPDGGICLHAYKTEFLHPVKRENIILAANPPDDKLWDFFISKI